In one window of Camelina sativa cultivar DH55 chromosome 15, Cs, whole genome shotgun sequence DNA:
- the LOC104744713 gene encoding uncharacterized protein LOC104744713 isoform X2, with amino-acid sequence METTEPMEESSRPVASASVTKRKAESDTDIEDSDDENKECDDEVEESGDEEYVDSDDELMKPTWWTVPEWDVDSFEGLEYHSSQEENELSDQEAEGKWRRYKRLVVESKGFYVEPGLRPRYCFSGIKPVSNLEFSAGFGQTYREYFAEMACLCLQKYNQEKSEINVEFVEVVRGNYTTGSRSKSYITFMAREKPDGPLVEYQAKVWCTFVQHENYPILCRPAPTQSLGTKFT; translated from the exons ATGGAGACAACAGAACCCATGGAAGAATCTTCACGGCCTGTTGCTTCTGCTTCAGTGACAAAACGTAAGGCCGAGTCCGACACAGATATAGAAGATAGCGACGATGAGAATAAAGAGTGCGACGATGAGGTTGAAGAGAGCGGCGATGAGGAATACGTGGACTCAGACGATGAGCTCATGAAGCCGACGTGGTGGACCGTCCCTGAATGGGATGTGGACAGCTTTGAGGGTCTCGAGTATCATTCCTCTCAAGAGGAAAACGAATTGTCTGATCAAGAGGCTGAAGGAAAGTGGCGTCGCTATAAACGCCTTGTCGTCGAGAGCAAG gGGTTTTACGTGGAGCCAGGGCTTAGGCCAAGGTACTGCTTCTCAGGTATTAAACCAGTGAGTAATTTGGAATTTTCTGCGGG TTTCGGCCAAACCTACCGTGAGTACTTTGCAGAGATGGCTTGTCTCTGTCTCCAAAAATACAACCAAGAGAAGAGTGAAATAAAT GTGGAGTTTGTGGAAGTGGTGAGAGGTAATTATACAACCGGATCTAGATCCAAGTCCTACATTACATTTATGGCTAGAGAGAAACCTGATGGACCACTTGTCGAGTATCAAGCTAAGGTATGGTGTACCTTTGTTCAACACGAGAACTATCCTATCCTCTGTAGACCAGCTCCTACGCAAAGCCTTGGAACCAAATTTACTTAA
- the LOC104744713 gene encoding uncharacterized protein LOC104744713 isoform X1 produces METTEPMEESSRPVASASVTKRKAESDTDIEDSDDENKECDDEVEESGDEEYVDSDDELMKPTWWTVPEWDVDSFEGLEYHSSQEENELSDQEAEGKWRRYKRLVVESKGFYVEPGLRPRYCFSGIKPVSNLEFSAGFGQTYREYFAEMACLCLQKYNQEKSEINGFNVEFVEVVRGNYTTGSRSKSYITFMAREKPDGPLVEYQAKVWCTFVQHENYPILCRPAPTQSLGTKFT; encoded by the exons ATGGAGACAACAGAACCCATGGAAGAATCTTCACGGCCTGTTGCTTCTGCTTCAGTGACAAAACGTAAGGCCGAGTCCGACACAGATATAGAAGATAGCGACGATGAGAATAAAGAGTGCGACGATGAGGTTGAAGAGAGCGGCGATGAGGAATACGTGGACTCAGACGATGAGCTCATGAAGCCGACGTGGTGGACCGTCCCTGAATGGGATGTGGACAGCTTTGAGGGTCTCGAGTATCATTCCTCTCAAGAGGAAAACGAATTGTCTGATCAAGAGGCTGAAGGAAAGTGGCGTCGCTATAAACGCCTTGTCGTCGAGAGCAAG gGGTTTTACGTGGAGCCAGGGCTTAGGCCAAGGTACTGCTTCTCAGGTATTAAACCAGTGAGTAATTTGGAATTTTCTGCGGG TTTCGGCCAAACCTACCGTGAGTACTTTGCAGAGATGGCTTGTCTCTGTCTCCAAAAATACAACCAAGAGAAGAGTGAAATAAAT GGCTTCAATGTGGAGTTTGTGGAAGTGGTGAGAGGTAATTATACAACCGGATCTAGATCCAAGTCCTACATTACATTTATGGCTAGAGAGAAACCTGATGGACCACTTGTCGAGTATCAAGCTAAGGTATGGTGTACCTTTGTTCAACACGAGAACTATCCTATCCTCTGTAGACCAGCTCCTACGCAAAGCCTTGGAACCAAATTTACTTAA
- the LOC104744714 gene encoding uncharacterized protein LOC104744714, whose amino-acid sequence MDLKNCAPETMTTIGDSTKFLEATEPMEEEASSAFLAKRKAESDSVEASGDEESEDKNEEEEEEEEEEPVSEALAHYYKFLARREAGPVEEEEESGDEKEENVDEKEESVMEYSYSSGGTLTITPKWWVEPEWDVDSFDGLEYDSSQEEDAMSDEELERKWRRFKRQLIQSKGFYVEPELIPMYSYSRINSVVSLELSAGGGQTYRDYFAERAINCVQKYNQENSAKNGFNVEFVEVVRGTFRGGPKSKSYITFMAREKPDGPLVEYQCKAWSTFVRHEHYPILCRPAPPIPTPNLSNQN is encoded by the exons ATGGATCTCAAAAATTGCGCACCAGAGACGATGACGACAATAGGAGACTCGACCAAGTTTCTGGAGGCAACAGAACCAATGGAAGAAGAGGCTTCTTCTGCTTTCCTGGCAAAACGTAAGGCCGAGTCTGACTCGGTTGAAGCAAGCGGCGATGAAGAATCTGAAgataagaatgaagaagaagaagaagaagaagaagaagaacccgtGAGTGAAGCTTTGGCCCACTATTATAAATTCCTTGCAAGACGTGAGGCCGGtccagtagaagaagaagaagagagcggcgatgagaaagaagagaacGTCGATGAGAAGGAAGAGAGTGTAATGGAATACTCCTACTCTTCTGGAGGTACGCTCACCATAACGCCCAAGTGGTGGGTCGAACCTGAAtgggatgtggacagcttcgaTGGTCTCGAATACGATTCTTCTCAAGAGGAAGATGCAATGTCCGATGAAGAGCTTGAAAGAAAGTGGCGCCGCTTTAAACGCCAGCTCATCCAGAGCAAg ggCTTTTACGTGGAGCCGGAGCTTATACCAATGTACTCCTACTCACGAATTAATTCCGTCGTTAGTTTGGAACTGTCTGCGGGTGGTGGCCAAACCTACCGCGATTACTTTGCAGAGAGGGCCATTAATTGTGTACAAAAGTACAACCAAGAGAACAGCGCCAAAAAT GGTTTCAATGTGGAGTTTGTGGAAGTGGTGAGAGGTACATTTAGAGGAGGACCTAAATCTAAGTCGTACATTACTTTTATGGCTAGGGAGAAACCTGATGGCCCTCTTGTCGAGTATCAATGTAAGGCTTGGTCTACCTTTGTTCGACACGAGCACTATCCCATCCTCTGTAGACCTGCTCCTCCTATTCCTACTCCGAATCTGTCAAACCAGAACTAG
- the LOC104744717 gene encoding uncharacterized protein LOC104744717 produces MTKLMETTEMGESSPVSSASVTKPKAESDTADDIEESDDEVEESGDEEYVDSEDENEEEEPVDEALAHYYAILAKRETGPVEEESGYWVDESGDEKEESGVQYSYSGETLIIRPKWWVEPEWDVDSFDGLEYDSSEEEDAMSDEELERKWRRFKRQLIQSKGFYVEPELMPMYNYCSRMRAVGDLEQSAGGGQTYRDYFAEMACTCLKTYNQYKGLNVEFVEVVRGAYTAGSKSKSYITCMAREEPDRPLVEYQCKAWSTFVIHENYPILCRPAPARTATLCQTKTSKGNWD; encoded by the exons ATGACCAAATTGATGGAGACAACAGAAATGGGAGAATCTTCACCTGTTTCTTCTGCTTCAGTGACAAAACCTAAGGCCGAGTCCGACACAGCGGATGATATAGAAGAGAGCGACGATGAGGTTGAAGAGAGCGGCGATGAAGAATACGTTGACTCTGAAgacgagaatgaagaagaagagcccgTGGATGAAGCTTTGGCACACTATTATGCTATTCTTGCAAAACGTGAGACCGGTCCAGTAGAAGAAGAGAGCGGCTATTGGGTTGATGAGAGCGGcgatgagaaagaagagagtggCGTTCAATACTCCTACTCTGGAGAAACGCTCATCATAAGGCCCAAGTGGTGGGTCGAACCTGAAtgggatgtggacagcttcgaTGGTCTCGAGTATGATTCCTCTGAAGAGGAAGATGCAATGTCCGATGAAGAGCTTGAAAGAAAGTGGCGTCGCTTTAAACGTCAGCTCATCCAGAGCAAG ggGTTTTACGTGGAGCCGGAGCTTATGCCAATGTACAACTACTGCTCACGAATGAGAGCTGTCGGTGATTTGGAACAGTCTGCGGGTGGCGGCCAAACCTACCGCGATTACTTTGCAGAGATGGCTTGTACCTGTCTTAAAACGTACAACCAATACAAG GGGTTGAATGTGGAGTTTGTGGAAGTGGTAAGAGGTGCTTATACAGCAGGATCTAAGTCGAAGTCGTACATTACATGTATGGCTAGGGAGGAACCTGATCGGCCTCTTGTCGAGTATCAATGTAAGGCTTGGTCTACGTTTGTTATACACGAGAACTATCCCATCCTCTGTAGACCTGCTCCTGCTCGTACGGCAACGCTGTGTCAAACCAAAACTAGTAAAG gaAACTGGGACTGA
- the LOC104744716 gene encoding uncharacterized protein LOC104744716, protein MDLKGNVAETTTQGDSSKLMEATEPMEESSPVASASLTKRKADSDQVEENGGEAQESGDGNEESGDEAEESGDGDEESGDGDEESGEDDYVDPDDELLHPTWWKVPEWDVDSFDGLEYDSSEYKDEFPDEEDEKEWRRFKRQLIENKGFYVEPELWSMYNYSDYKVVPNLDLDAGFDQTYGEYFAEMACLCVKKYNEDKGSNVEFVEVVRGIFTSGSRSKSYITFMAKEKPDGPLVEYQAKVWSTVIQNENYPILCRPAPTAKRSNQK, encoded by the exons atggaTCTCAAAGGAAACGTAGCCGAGACGACGACACAAGGAGACTCGAGCAAATTGATGGAGGCAACAGAACCTATGGAAGAATCTTCGCCTGTTGCTTCTGCTTCCCTGACAAAACGTAAGGCCGATTCTGACCAGGTTGAGGAGAACGGCGGTGAGGCTCAAGAGAGTGGTGATGGGAATGAAGAGAGTGGTGACGAGGCTGAAGAGAGTGGTGATGGGGATGAAGAGAGTGGTGATGGGGATGAAGAGAGCGGCGAGGATGACTACGTAGACCCTGACGATGAGCTCTTACATCCGACATGGTGGAAAGTCCCTGAAtgggatgtggacagcttcgaTGGTCTCGAGTACGATTCCTCTGAATATAAAGATGAGTTCcccgatgaagaagatgaaaaagaatgGCGCCGCTTTAAGCGTCAGCTCATCGAGAATAAG gggttttaTGTGGAGCCTGAGCTTTGGTCAATGTACAACTACTCTGATTACAAAGTCGTCCCTAATTTGGATTTGGATGCGGGTTTCGACCAAACCTATGGCGAGTACTTTGCAGAGATGGCTTGTCTCTGTGTCAAAAAGTACAACGAAGACAAG gGATCGAATGTAGAGTTTGTGGAAGTGGTGAGAGGTATATTTACATCAGGATCTAGATCAAAGTCGTACATTACATTTATGGCTAAGGAGAAACCTGATGGACCTCTGGTTGAGTATCAAGCTAAGGTTTGGTCTACTGTCATTCAAAACGAGAACTATCCCATTCTCTGTAGACCGGCTCCTACAGCAAAGCGTTCCAACCAAAAGTAG
- the LOC104744718 gene encoding nuclear transcription factor Y subunit A-2-like isoform X2, which yields MGLVIRVVLRNTQSQRSYLFFFLQVSKSGLKFDKDFHIQMAMQTVREGLFSAPQTSWWNAFGSQAPLAHESLAGDSDSFVGVKVGSAGETEQSGDKQNNSVTHLAFSLGDVKSSRVVSKSHGAVFTMQSPSLELGFTHPSIYAKYPYGEQQYYGVVSAYGSQSRLMLPLNMETEDGTIYVNSKQYHGIIRRRQSRAKAAAVLDQKKLSTRSRKPYMHHSRHLHALRRPRGSGGRFLNTKSQTLEKSGTNAKKADGNKQVQPQQSNSQNSEVVHPESGIMNLSNGLNVTGSEVTSMNYFLSSPVHSLGGMVMPSKWIAAAAMDNNSCCNFKT from the exons ATGGGTTTGGTCATTCGTGTGGTTTTGCGTAATACCCAATCCCAAAgatcttaccttttttttttcttgcaagtTTCCAAATCGGGTTTGAAATTCGACAAAGATTTTCACATCCAA ATGGCTATGCAAACTGTGAGAGAAGGTCTCTTCTCTGCTCCACAGACTTCTTGGTGGAATGCTTTTGGATCTCAGGCGCCGTTGGCTCATGAGAGTCTTGCCGGAGATTCTGACTCGTTCGTCGGAGTTAAGGTCGGATCTGCCGGAGAGACAGAACAAAGTGGAGATAAACAGAACAACTCTGTAACTCACTTAGCTTTCTCACTTG GTGATGTAAAGAGTTCAAGGGTTGTGTCAAAGTCTCATGGAGCTGTTTTCACAATGCAATCGCCTAGTTTGGAACTTGGATTTACTCACCCATCG ATCTACGCAAAGTATCCTTATGGTGAACAACAATACTATGGAGTTGTTTCAGCCTATGGATCTCAGAGCCGATTAATGCTTCCCCTGAACATGGAAACAGAAGATGGAACCATCTATGTGAACTCAAAGCAATATCATGGAATCATAAGGCGACGTCAATCTCGTGCAAAGGCTGCTGCTGTTCTTGATCAGAAGAAACTGAGTACTAGGTCTCGCAAG CCATATATGCATCATTCACGCCATCTCCATGCATTGCGCCGTCCTAGAGGATCCGGTGGGAGATTCTTGAACACTAAAAGCCAGACCTTGGAAAAAAGCGGGACCAATGCAAAGAAAGCTGATGGAAACAAGCAGGTTCAGCCTCAGCAGAGTAATTCTCAGAATTCTGAAGTTGTTCATCCGGAAAGCGGAATCATGAACTTATCGAATGGACTAAATGTCACGGGATCAGAAGTTACAAGCATGAACTACTTTCTGAGTTCTCCTGTTCATTCTCTTGGTGGCATGGTAATGCCTAGCAAGTGGatagcagcagcagcaatgGATAATAATAGCTGCTGCAATTTCAAAACCTGA
- the LOC104744718 gene encoding nuclear transcription factor Y subunit A-2-like isoform X1: MAMQTVREGLFSAPQTSWWNAFGSQAPLAHESLAGDSDSFVGVKVGSAGETEQSGDKQNNSVTHLAFSLGDVKSSRVVSKSHGAVFTMQSPSLELGFTHPSIYAKYPYGEQQYYGVVSAYGSQSRLMLPLNMETEDGTIYVNSKQYHGIIRRRQSRAKAAAVLDQKKLSTRSRKPYMHHSRHLHALRRPRGSGGRFLNTKSQTLEKSGTNAKKADGNKQVQPQQSNSQNSEVVHPESGIMNLSNGLNVTGSEVTSMNYFLSSPVHSLGGMVMPSKWIAAAAMDNNSCCNFKT, encoded by the exons ATGGCTATGCAAACTGTGAGAGAAGGTCTCTTCTCTGCTCCACAGACTTCTTGGTGGAATGCTTTTGGATCTCAGGCGCCGTTGGCTCATGAGAGTCTTGCCGGAGATTCTGACTCGTTCGTCGGAGTTAAGGTCGGATCTGCCGGAGAGACAGAACAAAGTGGAGATAAACAGAACAACTCTGTAACTCACTTAGCTTTCTCACTTG GTGATGTAAAGAGTTCAAGGGTTGTGTCAAAGTCTCATGGAGCTGTTTTCACAATGCAATCGCCTAGTTTGGAACTTGGATTTACTCACCCATCG ATCTACGCAAAGTATCCTTATGGTGAACAACAATACTATGGAGTTGTTTCAGCCTATGGATCTCAGAGCCGATTAATGCTTCCCCTGAACATGGAAACAGAAGATGGAACCATCTATGTGAACTCAAAGCAATATCATGGAATCATAAGGCGACGTCAATCTCGTGCAAAGGCTGCTGCTGTTCTTGATCAGAAGAAACTGAGTACTAGGTCTCGCAAG CCATATATGCATCATTCACGCCATCTCCATGCATTGCGCCGTCCTAGAGGATCCGGTGGGAGATTCTTGAACACTAAAAGCCAGACCTTGGAAAAAAGCGGGACCAATGCAAAGAAAGCTGATGGAAACAAGCAGGTTCAGCCTCAGCAGAGTAATTCTCAGAATTCTGAAGTTGTTCATCCGGAAAGCGGAATCATGAACTTATCGAATGGACTAAATGTCACGGGATCAGAAGTTACAAGCATGAACTACTTTCTGAGTTCTCCTGTTCATTCTCTTGGTGGCATGGTAATGCCTAGCAAGTGGatagcagcagcagcaatgGATAATAATAGCTGCTGCAATTTCAAAACCTGA
- the LOC104744719 gene encoding protein DEHYDRATION-INDUCED 19 homolog 3-like, whose product MDSDSWSDRLASATRRYQLAFPSRSDTFLGFEEIDGEEEFREEFACPFCSDYFDIVSLCCHIDEDHPMEAKTGVCPVCAVRVGVDMVAHITLQHANIFKMHRKRKPRRGGSHSTLSILRREFPDGNFQSLFGGPSCIVSSSSSANVAADPLLSSFISPIVYGFFTSESCVTTETGPDKNISSQSLPERNAIKPSLSAEDHKQKLKRSEFVQELMSSTILDDGL is encoded by the exons atggATTCTGATTCATGGAGTGATCGTCTTGCTTCAGCTACAAGGAGATACCAGCTAGCTTTTCCATCACGATCTG ATACGTTCTTAGGGTTTGAAGAGatagatggagaagaagagttcaGGGAAGAGTTTGCTTGCCCTTTCTGTTCTGACTACTTTGATATTGTATCTCTCTGCTGCCACATTGATGAAGATCATCCCATGGAAGCCAAAACTGGG GTATGTCCAGTTTGTGCGGTTAGGGTTGGTGTTGATATGGTTGCTCATATAACCCTTCAGCATGCTAATATATTCAAG ATGCACCGCAAGAGAAAACCAAGAAGAGGCGGGTCACATTCCACGTTATCGATCTTGAGAAGAGAGTTTCCTGACGGAAACTTTCAGAGCCTTTTTGGGGGACCTTCGTGTATtgtatcttcttcctcatcagcCAATGTAGCGGCTGACCCATTGTTATCATCGTTTATTTCACCTATCGTTTATGGTTTCTTCACTTCGGAGTCATGTGTAACTACAGAAACTGGTCCAGACAAGAATATATCAAGTCAGAGTTTACCTGAACG GAATGCAATAAAACCGTCTCTATCAGCTGAGGATCACAAGCAGAAGTTGAAACGGAGCGAGTTTGTACAAGAGCTAATGAGTTCTACGATTCTTGATGACGGCTTATAA
- the LOC104744721 gene encoding syntaxin-43-like isoform X1, translating into MATRNRTLLFRKYRNTLRSVRAPIGSSTVTVNNSLTGAKSGLGPVIEMASTSLLHPNRSYAPVSTEDPGNSSRGTVTVGLPPDWVDVSEEISVNIQRARIKMAELGKAHAKALMPSFGDDKEDQHQIESLTQEITFLLKKSEKQLQRLSAAGPSEDSNVRKNVQRSLATDLQNLSMELRKKQSTYLKRLRLQKEDGTDLEMNLNGNRYKAEDDDFEDMVFSEHQMSKIKKSEEISVEREKEIQQVVESVNELAQIMKDLSALVIDQGTIVDRIDYNIQNVASTVDDGLKQLQKAERTQRQGGMVMCASVLVILCFIMLVLLILKEILL; encoded by the exons ATGGCGACTAGGAATCGTACGTTGTTGTTTAGGAAGTACAGAAACACTCTGAGGAGCGTTCGTGCTCCGATTGGGTCGTCTACAGTGACGGTGAACAATTCGTTGACGGGAGCTAAATCCGGCTTAGGTCCGGTGATCGAGATGGCGAGCACATCTCTGTTGCATCCGAATCGTTCTTATGCTCCAGTCAGTACTGAGGATCCTGGGAATTCGAG TAGAGGTACGGTAACAGTGGGATTACCACCAGACTGGGTTGATGTATCTGAGGAGATTTCAGTTAACATTCAGCGTGCAAGAATCAAAATGGCTGAATTGGGAAAGGCTCATGCGAAAGCTTTGATGCCTTCATTTGGGGATGATAAAGAGGATCAACATCAAATCGAGTCTTTGACACAAGAGATTACTTTCTTATTGAAGAAATCTGAGAAGCAACTTCAGAGGCTTTCTGCAGCTGGACCTTCTGAAGATTCAAATGTCAGAAAAAACGTCCAG CGATCACTTGCTACTGATCTCCAAAACCTTTCTATGGAGCTTCGCAAGAAACAGTCTACATATTTGAAACGCTTGAGACTGCAAAAAGAG GACGGAACGGATTTAGAAATGAATCTGAACGGAAACAGATATAAAGCAGAAGATGATGACTTCGAGGATATG GTATTTAGTGAGCATCAAATGAGCAAGATAAAAAAGAGTGAAGAAATATCTGtagagagggagaaagagatTCAACAG GTTGTTGAATCCGTAAATGAACTTGCTCAGATCATGAAGGATCTTTCCGCGCTTGTTATAGACCAG GGTACCATAGTTGATCGGATTGACTATAATATCCAGAACGTTGCTAGTACAGTCGACGATGGTCTCAAACAGCTGCAAAAG GCGGAACGTACACAGAGACAAGGAGGTATGGTGATGTGTGCGTCTGTTCTTGTCATCCTCTGCTTCATCATGCTAGTACTCTTAATCCTTAAGGAAATTCTCTTGTGA
- the LOC104744721 gene encoding syntaxin-43-like isoform X2, translating to MATRNRTLLFRKYRNTLRSVRAPIGSSTVTVNNSLTGAKSGLGPVIEMASTSLLHPNRSYAPVSTEDPGNSRGTVTVGLPPDWVDVSEEISVNIQRARIKMAELGKAHAKALMPSFGDDKEDQHQIESLTQEITFLLKKSEKQLQRLSAAGPSEDSNVRKNVQRSLATDLQNLSMELRKKQSTYLKRLRLQKEDGTDLEMNLNGNRYKAEDDDFEDMVFSEHQMSKIKKSEEISVEREKEIQQVVESVNELAQIMKDLSALVIDQGTIVDRIDYNIQNVASTVDDGLKQLQKAERTQRQGGMVMCASVLVILCFIMLVLLILKEILL from the exons ATGGCGACTAGGAATCGTACGTTGTTGTTTAGGAAGTACAGAAACACTCTGAGGAGCGTTCGTGCTCCGATTGGGTCGTCTACAGTGACGGTGAACAATTCGTTGACGGGAGCTAAATCCGGCTTAGGTCCGGTGATCGAGATGGCGAGCACATCTCTGTTGCATCCGAATCGTTCTTATGCTCCAGTCAGTACTGAGGATCCTGGGAATTCGAG AGGTACGGTAACAGTGGGATTACCACCAGACTGGGTTGATGTATCTGAGGAGATTTCAGTTAACATTCAGCGTGCAAGAATCAAAATGGCTGAATTGGGAAAGGCTCATGCGAAAGCTTTGATGCCTTCATTTGGGGATGATAAAGAGGATCAACATCAAATCGAGTCTTTGACACAAGAGATTACTTTCTTATTGAAGAAATCTGAGAAGCAACTTCAGAGGCTTTCTGCAGCTGGACCTTCTGAAGATTCAAATGTCAGAAAAAACGTCCAG CGATCACTTGCTACTGATCTCCAAAACCTTTCTATGGAGCTTCGCAAGAAACAGTCTACATATTTGAAACGCTTGAGACTGCAAAAAGAG GACGGAACGGATTTAGAAATGAATCTGAACGGAAACAGATATAAAGCAGAAGATGATGACTTCGAGGATATG GTATTTAGTGAGCATCAAATGAGCAAGATAAAAAAGAGTGAAGAAATATCTGtagagagggagaaagagatTCAACAG GTTGTTGAATCCGTAAATGAACTTGCTCAGATCATGAAGGATCTTTCCGCGCTTGTTATAGACCAG GGTACCATAGTTGATCGGATTGACTATAATATCCAGAACGTTGCTAGTACAGTCGACGATGGTCTCAAACAGCTGCAAAAG GCGGAACGTACACAGAGACAAGGAGGTATGGTGATGTGTGCGTCTGTTCTTGTCATCCTCTGCTTCATCATGCTAGTACTCTTAATCCTTAAGGAAATTCTCTTGTGA